In a single window of the Lactococcus garvieae subsp. garvieae genome:
- the fic gene encoding protein adenylyltransferase Fic — MVLENKLGLTNSAELAKQEEILTKTRAKELFESGKIEDLEIGTFQGLSDIHHFLFQDIYDFAGKIREVNIAKGNFQFAPRIFLAQTLEYIDKLPQETFDEIIDKYSDMNVAHPFREGNGRATRIWLDLMLKNKLHKIVDWNQIDKDEYLNAMIRSTVSTNELKYLIQKALTDDLGKEQFFKGIDASYYYEGYYEIKTEDL, encoded by the coding sequence TTGGTTTTAGAAAATAAATTAGGGTTAACAAATTCAGCAGAATTAGCCAAACAAGAAGAAATCTTAACGAAAACAAGAGCCAAAGAATTGTTTGAGTCTGGCAAAATAGAGGATCTTGAAATTGGGACATTTCAAGGCTTATCTGATATTCATCATTTTTTATTCCAAGATATTTACGACTTTGCAGGAAAAATTCGAGAAGTGAATATTGCGAAAGGAAACTTTCAATTTGCGCCACGTATTTTTTTAGCGCAAACACTTGAATATATTGATAAATTACCTCAAGAAACCTTTGATGAAATTATTGATAAGTATTCGGATATGAATGTGGCGCATCCTTTTAGGGAAGGCAATGGACGAGCTACTCGTATCTGGTTGGATTTAATGCTTAAAAATAAACTACACAAAATCGTCGATTGGAATCAAATTGATAAGGATGAATATTTAAATGCCATGATCCGTAGTACAGTCAGCACCAATGAATTAAAATATTTGATTCAAAAGGCATTAACCGATGATTTAGGAAAAGAACAATTCTTTAAAGGAATTGATGCGAGTTATTATTACGAGGGCTATTACGAAATTAAAACAGAAGATCTATAA